In Rhodamnia argentea isolate NSW1041297 chromosome 11, ASM2092103v1, whole genome shotgun sequence, one genomic interval encodes:
- the LOC115755889 gene encoding auxilin-related protein 2-like isoform X3, whose protein sequence is MATDGSSASASKIDDDLEMLNSIRKSAPSFSFNKNDQSRRAMNVEKGIKFHHTSFDVASGLNNSRKSTGQTASSPINGKGSMHDTKTQGDTSPWSEQNVGSSDEVWLSVSEIPLFTQPTNAPPPSRPPPPMPARIPKTGSRFFGSKSAKQKTNESSSLPNPTQRNHSSKSIPSMTKVSSPSAVDELEKFARGSSPNNPDDLANGLSGEEQARNSDAAASSAAMKAAMDRAEAKFRHAREVRGRESTKAARSKDAQLEKDENVHDSQEQAFKEKQREEEEREQRRLEKERERARELERERARQAVERATREARERAAAEARLRAERAALEKANTEVRERAERAAVQRAQAEARERAANEAKERAEKAAAEAREREAREKAAEARVRAERAAVQRAAADVRQRATAEARQKEAAAGASRASQHSNDNDLDAFFKMGSHASTAPRPRASSLDPEFDTKTERRQGPEAAKTSAATSFNVRKASSTANLADDLSSLFGGGPAPSGEFQEVKGESEERRRARLERHQRTQERTAKALAEKNQRDLQTLKEQEERHRIAETLDVEIMRWAAGKEGNLRALLSTLQYVLWPDCGWEPVSLTDLITAASVKKVYRKATLCIHPDKVQQKGANLQQKYIAEKVFDLLKEAWNKFNSEELF, encoded by the exons ATGGCAACTGATGGTTCGTCTGCTTCCGCCAGCAAAATCGATGATGATTTGGAAATGCTtaatagtattagaaaatctGCACCATCCTTTTCATTCAATAAGAATGACCAGTCAAGGAGGGCAATGAATGTGGAGAAGGGCAtcaaatttcatcatacatctTTTGATGTAGCTTCAGGCTTGAACAACTCCCGTAAATCTACTGGCCAGACTGCTTCTTCACCAATAAATGGCAAGGGTAGTATGCACGACACAAAGACCCAGGGCGATACTTCCCCTTGGTCTGAACAGAATGTGGGATCATCTGATGAAGTTTGGCTAAGTGTGTCCGAGATTCCTCTTTTTACACAACCAACGAATGCGCCTCCACCATCTAGACCCCCGCCCCCTATGCCAGCCCGAATTCCAAAGACAGGAAGTAGATTTTTTGGATCAAAAAGTGCAAAGCAGAAGACCAATGAATCCTCTTCATTGCCAAATCCCACTCAACGCAACCACAGTTCCAAGTCAATCCCTTCGATGACTAAGGTCTCATCTCCATCAGCTGTGGATGAACTCGAAAAGTTTGCCAGGGGCAGTAGCCCTAATAATCCTGATGATCTCGCAAATGGTCTTTCTGGGGAGGAACAGGCTAGGAATTCAGACGCTGCTGCATCATCTGCAGCTATGAAAGCGGCTATGGATAGAGCTGAGGCAAAGTTCAGGCATGCAAGGGAAGTAAGGGGTAGAGAGAGTACTAAAGCTGCCAGAAGTAAAGATGCACAACTGGAAAAGGATGAGAATGTACATGACTCTCAAGAGCAAgctttcaaagaaaaacaaagggaagaggaagagagggagcaAAGGAGACttgagaaggagagggagagagccaGAGAGCTTGAGAGGGAAAGGGCTCGACAGGCTGTGGAAAGGGCTACAAGGGAAGCTCGTGAGAGAGCTGCTGCTGAGGCTCGCCTTAGAGCTGAAAGGGCTGCTCTTGAGAAAGCTAATACTGAAGTCAGAGAACGAGCAGAACGGGCTGCTGTCCAGAGAGCACAAGCAGAAGCCCGTGAAAGGGCTGCTAATGAGGCCAAGGAAAGAGCTGAGAAGGCTGCTGCTGAAGCAAGGGAGAGAGAAGCACGTGAGAAGGCTGCAGAAGCTCGGGTAAGAGCAGAAAGAGCAGCTGTACAAAGGGCCGCTGCAGATGTTAGGCAAAGGGCTACTGCAGAGGCTCGTCAAAAAGAAGCTGCTGCTGGGGCTTCGAGGGCTAGTCAACACAGTAATGATAATGATCTCGATGCCTTCTTCAAAATGGGTTCTCATGCCTCCACAGCTCCGAGGCCAAGAGCAAGTTCATTG GATCCTGAATTTGATACAAAAACTGAGAGAAGGCAAGGGCCTGAAGCGGCAAAGACATCTGCTGCAACATCATTTAACGTAAGAAAAGCGTCTTCAACGGCCAATCTTGCTGATgatctttcctctctttttggtGGT GGTCCTGCACCATCCGGAGAATTCCAGGAAGTTAAAGGAGAaagtgaagaaagaaggagagcTAGACTGGAACGCCATCAGAGAACACAAGAAAGAACA GCCAAAGCACTTGCTGAGAAAAATCAGCGTGATCTTCAGACTCTAAAGGAACAGGAAGAGAGACAT AGGATTGCTGAAACACTGGATGTTGAGATAATGCGCTGGGCTGCTGGAAAAGAGGGGAACTTGCGTGCTCTGCTATCCACTTTGCAATAT GTGCTCTGGCCTGATTGTGGTTGGGAACCTGTTTCTCTGACGGATTTGATCACTGCTGCTTCAGTTAAAAAGGTCTACAGGAAGGCAACTTTGTGTATTCATCCTGACAAGGTGCAGCAAAAAGGTGCCAATCTTCAGCAGAAATATATTGCTGAGAAGGTTTTTGACCTCCTTAAG GAAGCTTGGAACAAATTTAATTCAGAGGAGCTCTTCTGA
- the LOC115755889 gene encoding auxilin-related protein 2-like isoform X2 translates to MQHFDVLMPGFGRKSPPIGRPNPESSWSSRPRAHTSKMTEDPFVVLGSASPHVASSSNKTGLNNSRKSTGQTASSPINGKGSMHDTKTQGDTSPWSEQNVGSSDEVWLSVSEIPLFTQPTNAPPPSRPPPPMPARIPKTGSRFFGSKSAKQKTNESSSLPNPTQRNHSSKSIPSMTKVSSPSAVDELEKFARGSSPNNPDDLANGLSGEEQARNSDAAASSAAMKAAMDRAEAKFRHAREVRGRESTKAARSKDAQLEKDENVHDSQEQAFKEKQREEEEREQRRLEKERERARELERERARQAVERATREARERAAAEARLRAERAALEKANTEVRERAERAAVQRAQAEARERAANEAKERAEKAAAEAREREAREKAAEARVRAERAAVQRAAADVRQRATAEARQKEAAAGASRASQHSNDNDLDAFFKMGSHASTAPRPRASSLDPEFDTKTERRQGPEAAKTSAATSFNVRKASSTANLADDLSSLFGGGPAPSGEFQEVKGESEERRRARLERHQRTQERTAKALAEKNQRDLQTLKEQEERHRIAETLDVEIMRWAAGKEGNLRALLSTLQYVLWPDCGWEPVSLTDLITAASVKKVYRKATLCIHPDKVQQKGANLQQKYIAEKVFDLLKEAWNKFNSEELF, encoded by the exons ACCAAATCCTGAGTCAAGTTGGTCATCTAGGCCTAGGGCTCACACTAGTAAAATGACAGAAGACCCCTTTGTGGTATTGGGATCTGCCTCACCCCATGTTGCCTCATCTTCTAATAAGACAG GCTTGAACAACTCCCGTAAATCTACTGGCCAGACTGCTTCTTCACCAATAAATGGCAAGGGTAGTATGCACGACACAAAGACCCAGGGCGATACTTCCCCTTGGTCTGAACAGAATGTGGGATCATCTGATGAAGTTTGGCTAAGTGTGTCCGAGATTCCTCTTTTTACACAACCAACGAATGCGCCTCCACCATCTAGACCCCCGCCCCCTATGCCAGCCCGAATTCCAAAGACAGGAAGTAGATTTTTTGGATCAAAAAGTGCAAAGCAGAAGACCAATGAATCCTCTTCATTGCCAAATCCCACTCAACGCAACCACAGTTCCAAGTCAATCCCTTCGATGACTAAGGTCTCATCTCCATCAGCTGTGGATGAACTCGAAAAGTTTGCCAGGGGCAGTAGCCCTAATAATCCTGATGATCTCGCAAATGGTCTTTCTGGGGAGGAACAGGCTAGGAATTCAGACGCTGCTGCATCATCTGCAGCTATGAAAGCGGCTATGGATAGAGCTGAGGCAAAGTTCAGGCATGCAAGGGAAGTAAGGGGTAGAGAGAGTACTAAAGCTGCCAGAAGTAAAGATGCACAACTGGAAAAGGATGAGAATGTACATGACTCTCAAGAGCAAgctttcaaagaaaaacaaagggaagaggaagagagggagcaAAGGAGACttgagaaggagagggagagagccaGAGAGCTTGAGAGGGAAAGGGCTCGACAGGCTGTGGAAAGGGCTACAAGGGAAGCTCGTGAGAGAGCTGCTGCTGAGGCTCGCCTTAGAGCTGAAAGGGCTGCTCTTGAGAAAGCTAATACTGAAGTCAGAGAACGAGCAGAACGGGCTGCTGTCCAGAGAGCACAAGCAGAAGCCCGTGAAAGGGCTGCTAATGAGGCCAAGGAAAGAGCTGAGAAGGCTGCTGCTGAAGCAAGGGAGAGAGAAGCACGTGAGAAGGCTGCAGAAGCTCGGGTAAGAGCAGAAAGAGCAGCTGTACAAAGGGCCGCTGCAGATGTTAGGCAAAGGGCTACTGCAGAGGCTCGTCAAAAAGAAGCTGCTGCTGGGGCTTCGAGGGCTAGTCAACACAGTAATGATAATGATCTCGATGCCTTCTTCAAAATGGGTTCTCATGCCTCCACAGCTCCGAGGCCAAGAGCAAGTTCATTG GATCCTGAATTTGATACAAAAACTGAGAGAAGGCAAGGGCCTGAAGCGGCAAAGACATCTGCTGCAACATCATTTAACGTAAGAAAAGCGTCTTCAACGGCCAATCTTGCTGATgatctttcctctctttttggtGGT GGTCCTGCACCATCCGGAGAATTCCAGGAAGTTAAAGGAGAaagtgaagaaagaaggagagcTAGACTGGAACGCCATCAGAGAACACAAGAAAGAACA GCCAAAGCACTTGCTGAGAAAAATCAGCGTGATCTTCAGACTCTAAAGGAACAGGAAGAGAGACAT AGGATTGCTGAAACACTGGATGTTGAGATAATGCGCTGGGCTGCTGGAAAAGAGGGGAACTTGCGTGCTCTGCTATCCACTTTGCAATAT GTGCTCTGGCCTGATTGTGGTTGGGAACCTGTTTCTCTGACGGATTTGATCACTGCTGCTTCAGTTAAAAAGGTCTACAGGAAGGCAACTTTGTGTATTCATCCTGACAAGGTGCAGCAAAAAGGTGCCAATCTTCAGCAGAAATATATTGCTGAGAAGGTTTTTGACCTCCTTAAG GAAGCTTGGAACAAATTTAATTCAGAGGAGCTCTTCTGA
- the LOC115755889 gene encoding auxilin-related protein 2-like isoform X1 has protein sequence MQHFDVLMPGFGRKSPPIGRPNPESSWSSRPRAHTSKMTEDPFVVLGSASPHVASSSNKTGKAASMATDGSSASASKIDDDLEMLNSIRKSAPSFSFNKNDQSRRAMNVEKGIKFHHTSFDVASGLNNSRKSTGQTASSPINGKGSMHDTKTQGDTSPWSEQNVGSSDEVWLSVSEIPLFTQPTNAPPPSRPPPPMPARIPKTGSRFFGSKSAKQKTNESSSLPNPTQRNHSSKSIPSMTKVSSPSAVDELEKFARGSSPNNPDDLANGLSGEEQARNSDAAASSAAMKAAMDRAEAKFRHAREVRGRESTKAARSKDAQLEKDENVHDSQEQAFKEKQREEEEREQRRLEKERERARELERERARQAVERATREARERAAAEARLRAERAALEKANTEVRERAERAAVQRAQAEARERAANEAKERAEKAAAEAREREAREKAAEARVRAERAAVQRAAADVRQRATAEARQKEAAAGASRASQHSNDNDLDAFFKMGSHASTAPRPRASSLDPEFDTKTERRQGPEAAKTSAATSFNVRKASSTANLADDLSSLFGGGPAPSGEFQEVKGESEERRRARLERHQRTQERTAKALAEKNQRDLQTLKEQEERHRIAETLDVEIMRWAAGKEGNLRALLSTLQYVLWPDCGWEPVSLTDLITAASVKKVYRKATLCIHPDKVQQKGANLQQKYIAEKVFDLLKEAWNKFNSEELF, from the exons ACCAAATCCTGAGTCAAGTTGGTCATCTAGGCCTAGGGCTCACACTAGTAAAATGACAGAAGACCCCTTTGTGGTATTGGGATCTGCCTCACCCCATGTTGCCTCATCTTCTAATAAGACAGGTAAAGCTGCAAGCATGGCAACTGATGGTTCGTCTGCTTCCGCCAGCAAAATCGATGATGATTTGGAAATGCTtaatagtattagaaaatctGCACCATCCTTTTCATTCAATAAGAATGACCAGTCAAGGAGGGCAATGAATGTGGAGAAGGGCAtcaaatttcatcatacatctTTTGATGTAGCTTCAGGCTTGAACAACTCCCGTAAATCTACTGGCCAGACTGCTTCTTCACCAATAAATGGCAAGGGTAGTATGCACGACACAAAGACCCAGGGCGATACTTCCCCTTGGTCTGAACAGAATGTGGGATCATCTGATGAAGTTTGGCTAAGTGTGTCCGAGATTCCTCTTTTTACACAACCAACGAATGCGCCTCCACCATCTAGACCCCCGCCCCCTATGCCAGCCCGAATTCCAAAGACAGGAAGTAGATTTTTTGGATCAAAAAGTGCAAAGCAGAAGACCAATGAATCCTCTTCATTGCCAAATCCCACTCAACGCAACCACAGTTCCAAGTCAATCCCTTCGATGACTAAGGTCTCATCTCCATCAGCTGTGGATGAACTCGAAAAGTTTGCCAGGGGCAGTAGCCCTAATAATCCTGATGATCTCGCAAATGGTCTTTCTGGGGAGGAACAGGCTAGGAATTCAGACGCTGCTGCATCATCTGCAGCTATGAAAGCGGCTATGGATAGAGCTGAGGCAAAGTTCAGGCATGCAAGGGAAGTAAGGGGTAGAGAGAGTACTAAAGCTGCCAGAAGTAAAGATGCACAACTGGAAAAGGATGAGAATGTACATGACTCTCAAGAGCAAgctttcaaagaaaaacaaagggaagaggaagagagggagcaAAGGAGACttgagaaggagagggagagagccaGAGAGCTTGAGAGGGAAAGGGCTCGACAGGCTGTGGAAAGGGCTACAAGGGAAGCTCGTGAGAGAGCTGCTGCTGAGGCTCGCCTTAGAGCTGAAAGGGCTGCTCTTGAGAAAGCTAATACTGAAGTCAGAGAACGAGCAGAACGGGCTGCTGTCCAGAGAGCACAAGCAGAAGCCCGTGAAAGGGCTGCTAATGAGGCCAAGGAAAGAGCTGAGAAGGCTGCTGCTGAAGCAAGGGAGAGAGAAGCACGTGAGAAGGCTGCAGAAGCTCGGGTAAGAGCAGAAAGAGCAGCTGTACAAAGGGCCGCTGCAGATGTTAGGCAAAGGGCTACTGCAGAGGCTCGTCAAAAAGAAGCTGCTGCTGGGGCTTCGAGGGCTAGTCAACACAGTAATGATAATGATCTCGATGCCTTCTTCAAAATGGGTTCTCATGCCTCCACAGCTCCGAGGCCAAGAGCAAGTTCATTG GATCCTGAATTTGATACAAAAACTGAGAGAAGGCAAGGGCCTGAAGCGGCAAAGACATCTGCTGCAACATCATTTAACGTAAGAAAAGCGTCTTCAACGGCCAATCTTGCTGATgatctttcctctctttttggtGGT GGTCCTGCACCATCCGGAGAATTCCAGGAAGTTAAAGGAGAaagtgaagaaagaaggagagcTAGACTGGAACGCCATCAGAGAACACAAGAAAGAACA GCCAAAGCACTTGCTGAGAAAAATCAGCGTGATCTTCAGACTCTAAAGGAACAGGAAGAGAGACAT AGGATTGCTGAAACACTGGATGTTGAGATAATGCGCTGGGCTGCTGGAAAAGAGGGGAACTTGCGTGCTCTGCTATCCACTTTGCAATAT GTGCTCTGGCCTGATTGTGGTTGGGAACCTGTTTCTCTGACGGATTTGATCACTGCTGCTTCAGTTAAAAAGGTCTACAGGAAGGCAACTTTGTGTATTCATCCTGACAAGGTGCAGCAAAAAGGTGCCAATCTTCAGCAGAAATATATTGCTGAGAAGGTTTTTGACCTCCTTAAG GAAGCTTGGAACAAATTTAATTCAGAGGAGCTCTTCTGA